In the genome of Persephonella sp. KM09-Lau-8, one region contains:
- a CDS encoding biopolymer transporter ExbD codes for MKLIDDEDKEISEINMTPFVDIILVVLIIFLATATFIVEGKIPLNLPQAKTSEAKELTEKKVIITIKKDGTIYIDSKQIDISSLRKELASFIKEKKPVIVLRADRDTPFQKVVSVIDICRDLGLEKYTIETSKLN; via the coding sequence ATGAAACTTATAGATGATGAAGACAAAGAGATATCCGAAATAAATATGACTCCCTTTGTGGACATAATACTGGTTGTTTTAATAATTTTTCTGGCAACAGCCACATTTATAGTAGAAGGTAAAATTCCCCTTAATCTTCCCCAGGCAAAAACCTCAGAAGCAAAGGAACTGACTGAGAAAAAAGTAATAATAACCATAAAAAAAGATGGAACAATTTATATAGACAGTAAACAGATTGATATATCCAGTTTAAGAAAGGAATTGGCATCTTTTATAAAAGAAAAAAAGCCTGTTATTGTTCTCAGAGCTGACCGGGATACGCCTTTCCAGAAAGTTGTATCTGTTATAGATATTTGCCGCGATTTAGGCCTTGAAAAATACACAATAGAAACCTCAAAACTAAATTGA
- a CDS encoding MotA/TolQ/ExbB proton channel family protein — MNITEFFLKLALIGETPVLYLLILMSVVGVAVVIERLIAIPRIEKNMMDYDPISLKLALEKRLGILATFGNNAPFIGLFGTVLGIIQAFHDLGRASEFGVRVVMEGISEALVATAMGLFVAIPSVIAYNYFVRRVKKILLIYEYKKNLPVELEE; from the coding sequence GTGAACATAACAGAGTTTTTTCTTAAACTGGCCTTAATTGGTGAGACACCTGTCCTGTATCTTCTAATTCTGATGAGTGTTGTGGGAGTTGCAGTTGTAATAGAGAGGCTGATAGCAATTCCCAGAATAGAAAAAAATATGATGGATTACGACCCGATTTCTCTTAAACTTGCCCTTGAAAAAAGACTTGGAATATTAGCCACATTTGGTAATAATGCTCCTTTTATAGGCCTTTTTGGGACTGTTCTTGGTATTATTCAGGCCTTTCATGACCTTGGACGTGCTTCTGAATTTGGGGTAAGAGTTGTTATGGAAGGTATATCTGAAGCTCTTGTGGCGACAGCAATGGGATTGTTTGTGGCCATTCCTTCTGTTATTGCTTATAACTATTTTGTAAGAAGAGTAAAGAAAATACTTCTTATATATGAATACAAAAAGAATTTACCTGTTGAACTGGAGGAATAA